One window of the Rhodococcus sovatensis genome contains the following:
- a CDS encoding diiron oxygenase: MTSTSATGTGVLDAEDVSLRLLDSAAQLSYDPAEDVAWEEELDPKLYGLNPQWSTLYGTDLWNEMSEDQRILLTRHEVCSIMSTGIWFEMILQQMVLRDQYCKDSSDSDFQFALTEIADECRHSIMFARACTKMGIKAYLPRRMSIELGRGFKALASAEAAYGGILVAEEVLDVMQRDWMRGEDVLPLVRTTSKIHVVEESRHMTFARQQMRERIEGKGVARRKTSALVVAIAARIIVSNMVNKGVYAAAGLDTDRAVREAKNNAHHHMMMRTSSEHLMAFLHDCGLVTKPAEAIYKRLHML, encoded by the coding sequence ATGACCAGCACATCTGCAACAGGGACCGGCGTTCTCGATGCCGAGGATGTCTCGCTCCGATTGCTCGATTCGGCTGCACAGCTTTCATATGACCCAGCTGAAGACGTGGCGTGGGAAGAGGAACTCGACCCGAAACTCTACGGTCTGAATCCTCAGTGGAGCACGCTGTACGGCACGGATCTGTGGAACGAAATGTCGGAGGACCAGCGCATTCTGCTGACTCGTCATGAGGTGTGCTCGATCATGAGTACCGGCATTTGGTTCGAGATGATTCTTCAGCAGATGGTCCTACGAGATCAGTACTGCAAGGATTCGTCGGATTCGGACTTCCAGTTCGCCCTCACTGAGATCGCCGACGAGTGCAGGCACTCGATCATGTTCGCTCGCGCGTGCACCAAGATGGGAATCAAGGCCTATCTGCCGCGTCGGATGAGCATCGAGCTCGGCCGCGGGTTCAAGGCCCTCGCATCGGCCGAGGCAGCGTACGGCGGAATTCTCGTCGCGGAAGAGGTTCTCGACGTGATGCAGCGCGACTGGATGCGCGGCGAGGACGTGCTTCCGTTGGTGCGCACGACGAGCAAGATCCACGTCGTCGAGGAGTCCCGTCATATGACATTCGCGCGGCAGCAGATGCGGGAACGGATCGAAGGCAAGGGTGTCGCGCGGCGCAAGACGAGCGCACTCGTGGTTGCGATAGCGGCACGCATCATCGTCTCGAACATGGTCAACAAGGGTGTGTACGCGGCCGCAGGGCTGGACACCGACCGCGCGGTCCGCGAGGCGAAGAACAACGCTCACCACCACATGATGATGCGGACCAGCAGCGAGCACCTCATGGCATTCCTGCACGACTGCGGGCTTGTCACCAAGCCGGCCGAGGCGATCTACAAGCGCCTGCACATGCTGTGA
- a CDS encoding FUSC family protein — MRGSSVVRKIGGPWLVAAAKSTIAALVAWWLSDRVIESPQSFLAPYTALFMIGVTVRASGTAALRQVGVVVAGVTVAAATVVTLPPVAALAASVAIGTAVGRLRIFAPDGMWVAITALLVLLYGSAMDETMVMFRIADVALGALVGVCVNALVLPPEFLSEARDLVVERSRGQAQLLRDLARAVKDGKHVQGELRTDLWALLKATGVTAALDRGKDSLRGNIRRTRWSRVGGERIYRPVAIALDRTLISLAAVVVGVEALSHKADACQEGLRADVADLLEAVADALDELGYDPARHHSPYAQMMNLRLPEAMRLNDVVRADLDGAGSEAEAISAIVVAVDTVNATLYGLGHDRTPAST, encoded by the coding sequence ATGCGGGGTAGCTCAGTTGTGCGCAAGATCGGCGGTCCTTGGTTGGTGGCCGCCGCCAAGTCGACCATCGCGGCTCTGGTGGCGTGGTGGCTGTCCGATCGCGTGATCGAAAGTCCGCAGAGCTTTCTCGCGCCGTACACGGCCCTCTTCATGATCGGGGTGACAGTACGTGCGTCGGGCACAGCGGCCTTGCGGCAGGTCGGAGTCGTCGTGGCGGGGGTCACCGTGGCTGCGGCCACGGTCGTAACGCTGCCGCCGGTGGCCGCCCTTGCCGCCTCGGTGGCAATCGGAACGGCTGTCGGACGATTGCGTATCTTCGCGCCCGACGGGATGTGGGTCGCGATCACTGCCCTGCTGGTTCTCCTCTATGGAAGCGCGATGGACGAGACCATGGTGATGTTCCGTATTGCCGACGTCGCCCTCGGCGCGCTCGTCGGGGTGTGTGTCAACGCACTCGTTCTGCCACCGGAGTTTCTGTCGGAAGCGAGGGATCTCGTCGTCGAGCGGTCGCGGGGGCAGGCCCAGCTTCTGCGAGATCTGGCTCGTGCGGTCAAGGACGGAAAGCACGTGCAGGGGGAACTTCGAACTGATCTGTGGGCGCTGTTGAAGGCTACCGGAGTTACCGCAGCGCTCGATCGAGGCAAGGACAGTCTGCGCGGAAACATCAGGCGAACGCGATGGAGCAGGGTCGGCGGGGAACGGATCTATCGCCCGGTCGCCATCGCATTGGATCGCACCCTGATCTCACTTGCAGCAGTCGTAGTGGGGGTCGAGGCACTCTCGCACAAGGCGGACGCGTGTCAGGAAGGACTTCGCGCGGACGTTGCCGATCTTCTCGAGGCAGTCGCGGATGCTCTCGACGAACTTGGGTACGACCCCGCCCGTCACCACAGCCCGTACGCGCAGATGATGAACCTTCGCCTTCCCGAGGCCATGCGGCTGAATGATGTCGTGCGCGCCGACCTCGACGGCGCAGGTTCGGAGGCGGAGGCGATCTCGGCTATCGTCGTCGCCGTCGACACTGTCAACGCGACCCTGTACGGTCTCGGACACGACCGCACCCCAGCCTCTACATGA
- a CDS encoding CDP-alcohol phosphatidyltransferase family protein has protein sequence MYALGRPLVERGISPNTVTSLGVALAVSTIAASAAGSRWPLLAGVVILISAVSDGVDGAVAVIGQSESRWGYVLDTVADRCSELCFLACAYVLGAPPALVVAIATLTLLQESARARAVGAGLDDIGILTVWERPSRVVTALVVTIGCGLAPGATDLVTLMSSLVGVSLALIGFVQLMVVLRRRLH, from the coding sequence ATGTATGCGCTGGGTCGGCCACTCGTCGAACGCGGGATATCACCCAACACAGTGACGTCGTTGGGCGTTGCGTTGGCCGTGTCCACCATCGCGGCGTCGGCTGCAGGTTCGCGGTGGCCGTTGCTCGCCGGTGTCGTCATCCTGATATCGGCGGTATCGGACGGTGTGGACGGCGCCGTTGCCGTCATCGGCCAGTCCGAAAGCCGTTGGGGCTACGTATTGGACACGGTTGCGGACCGGTGCAGCGAATTGTGCTTTCTCGCATGTGCATACGTTCTCGGCGCACCCCCGGCGCTGGTGGTTGCGATAGCCACACTGACACTGCTTCAGGAGTCCGCGCGTGCCCGGGCCGTCGGCGCCGGACTGGACGACATCGGCATTCTGACGGTATGGGAGCGGCCATCACGGGTGGTGACGGCATTGGTGGTCACGATCGGCTGCGGGCTGGCCCCGGGCGCAACGGATCTCGTCACACTGATGTCGAGTCTTGTCGGTGTGAGCCTGGCGCTCATCGGTTTCGTTCAACTGATGGTCGTTCTGCGTCGCCGATTGCACTGA
- a CDS encoding YihY/virulence factor BrkB family protein gives MVDVLRSAPPGARAIAARLIVAARVARVDLGRQDMAIVAGGLTFYAAIAIVPLLLLTTRATSALISREWVVDRFEDMALLLPDTLGARAALSALVQAGVGLGPLGIVVALFPASFYGEGLRRALTQFTPATERFMGWRGRVLVLPFVLLAPVLLSVLLAVSAGLKQFTTDGGAGALTLRVWLGFQCLWLVLAVPLGWVYGVIAPHRIRWRVLIVGSLVASSFIAGFVQGFVLFLAIPVDLGAPFGGLDVIGGGIAVALWMFLLHVLVLIGWVVIYSYDQVSAIGDAERPSVERNR, from the coding sequence ATGGTCGACGTCCTTCGTAGTGCTCCGCCCGGAGCGAGGGCGATCGCCGCGCGCCTGATCGTCGCCGCGCGGGTGGCGAGAGTCGATCTGGGGCGTCAGGACATGGCGATCGTCGCCGGCGGATTGACGTTCTACGCCGCGATCGCGATCGTCCCGCTGCTCTTGCTGACCACGAGAGCAACCAGCGCGTTGATCTCGAGGGAGTGGGTCGTCGATCGATTCGAGGACATGGCACTGCTGTTACCGGACACTCTCGGTGCTCGCGCGGCGCTGTCCGCACTCGTGCAGGCCGGAGTTGGCTTGGGTCCGTTGGGAATCGTCGTCGCACTGTTCCCCGCCTCATTCTATGGAGAGGGTCTGCGTCGCGCGCTGACGCAGTTCACTCCGGCGACAGAACGGTTCATGGGCTGGCGTGGTCGTGTGCTGGTGCTGCCCTTCGTGCTGTTGGCGCCGGTGCTGCTGTCGGTGCTCCTAGCAGTCTCGGCAGGCTTGAAACAGTTCACGACCGATGGAGGTGCTGGGGCGCTCACTCTGCGAGTCTGGCTTGGATTTCAGTGCCTGTGGCTGGTGCTCGCAGTACCGCTGGGATGGGTATACGGCGTTATCGCACCGCACCGAATTCGATGGCGGGTCTTGATCGTCGGGTCTTTGGTGGCCTCGTCGTTCATCGCGGGCTTCGTGCAGGGGTTCGTGCTGTTCCTGGCGATACCGGTCGACCTGGGAGCTCCCTTCGGTGGCCTCGATGTCATCGGCGGCGGTATCGCAGTCGCGTTGTGGATGTTCCTTCTGCATGTTTTGGTGCTGATCGGATGGGTGGTGATCTATTCCTACGATCAGGTCAGTGCAATCGGCGACGCAGAACGACCATCAGTTGAACGAAACCGATGA
- a CDS encoding GGDEF domain-containing protein, which yields MSVILRRTSAEPHRFVSRFDTRTAMVIVSASGALPLLGIAMISPTFLKPGALPLLSAIVAFTAVTVLSAIKIGRLTDAQFAVLGSGGMIGVAVSAYLIADPSGTRAVTSMLAVVPAIAASGSPPRVTAGLTTASVLLATWLSIITLSDSGLAVTFVAVGAAVTAVLVPVILIAALRRSLLAVNGRLSVLANTDPLTRLLNRRGMLSQVEALLDKACMSRGQLWAYVVDIDHFKAVNDSLGHAAGDRVLVTIADALRHATDRTGSQEAIVSRIGGEEFLILTELQPRTPLETAILERVRSECDVTVSVGSVTVDVRASLDPRLSFGTAGESPHVEHVIDTIMHAADNALYDAKTSGRDRASHAGAVLVTWEAHTPEERGELAAEVVRRAMP from the coding sequence ATGAGCGTGATACTGCGCCGCACGAGTGCAGAACCGCATCGCTTCGTGTCTCGGTTCGACACGCGTACCGCGATGGTGATCGTGAGCGCATCGGGCGCCCTCCCGCTGCTGGGCATCGCGATGATCTCCCCCACATTTCTCAAACCCGGCGCTCTCCCCCTGTTGTCCGCAATCGTCGCATTCACGGCAGTCACCGTCTTGTCCGCAATCAAGATCGGCCGCCTGACCGATGCGCAGTTCGCCGTTCTCGGATCGGGTGGCATGATCGGCGTCGCGGTCTCGGCCTACCTGATCGCGGATCCGTCCGGAACTAGAGCGGTCACCTCGATGCTCGCCGTGGTGCCTGCTATCGCGGCCTCCGGATCACCGCCACGCGTAACTGCCGGACTCACGACGGCGTCGGTGCTACTGGCTACCTGGCTCTCGATCATCACGCTGTCCGATTCCGGTCTTGCAGTGACGTTCGTCGCCGTCGGTGCAGCAGTGACTGCAGTTCTCGTCCCGGTCATCTTGATCGCGGCGTTGCGACGGTCCCTGCTCGCGGTAAACGGTCGCCTCAGCGTGCTGGCCAACACCGATCCCCTGACCCGGCTGCTGAACCGTCGCGGGATGCTGTCCCAGGTCGAAGCGCTCCTGGACAAGGCTTGCATGAGCCGGGGCCAGCTATGGGCCTACGTTGTCGACATAGACCACTTCAAGGCGGTCAACGACAGCCTCGGTCACGCGGCAGGCGACCGAGTTCTGGTGACTATCGCCGATGCACTCAGGCACGCCACCGACCGGACCGGTTCGCAGGAAGCCATCGTCTCCAGGATCGGAGGGGAGGAGTTTCTGATCCTGACCGAACTGCAACCGAGGACCCCACTCGAAACCGCGATTCTCGAGCGCGTCAGGTCGGAATGCGACGTCACGGTCAGTGTCGGTTCAGTAACTGTCGACGTCCGGGCGTCGCTCGACCCGCGACTGAGCTTCGGCACTGCTGGTGAGAGTCCGCACGTAGAGCACGTCATCGACACGATCATGCATGCTGCCGACAACGCTCTCTACGATGCGAAGACAAGCGGGCGGGACAGAGCATCCCACGCCGGTGCCGTCCTGGTGACGTGGGAAGCGCACACTCCCGAGGAACGCGGCGAGCTGGCCGCGGAGGTCGTGCGACGCGCAATGCCGTGA
- a CDS encoding Rv1355c family protein → MVVPEHRVFDPASSDDRSIYDRLVELGGVHVFDTTATQLHSLRALLPTPPEDVLGEEVRWVHYPWRRSLVRVLGPRGFRLLRLDRNRNKITAAEQDDMARLCVGVVGLSVGHAVAHTLAIEGLCGELRLADFDDLDLSNLNRVPASLFDLDINKTVVAARRIAELDPYMSVVPYPDGLVESTFESFMDGLDIVIDECDSLDTKLVLREHARRRGIPVVMETSDGGILDVERFDLEPERPLLHGLLGDLDASALKNITPEQKAPLAARILDPSKLTPRMLASVPEIGRTLSTWPQLGSDVALGGASVAAVVRAFGIGTPPPSGRIRINLDAHLAAISEVEPTASGESISPANQPR, encoded by the coding sequence ATGGTTGTGCCAGAGCATCGCGTATTCGATCCAGCCAGCAGCGACGACCGCTCGATATACGACCGATTGGTCGAACTCGGTGGAGTGCACGTGTTCGACACGACGGCAACTCAGTTGCATTCGCTTCGAGCGCTTCTACCGACCCCGCCCGAGGACGTACTAGGAGAGGAAGTTCGCTGGGTTCACTACCCCTGGCGCCGCTCGCTGGTGCGTGTCCTCGGTCCCCGGGGATTTCGACTTCTGAGGCTCGACCGGAACAGAAACAAGATCACTGCGGCAGAGCAGGACGACATGGCCCGGCTCTGCGTCGGTGTCGTCGGCCTCAGCGTCGGGCACGCGGTCGCACACACACTGGCTATCGAAGGGTTGTGCGGCGAGCTACGTCTCGCGGATTTCGACGACCTGGACCTGTCGAATCTCAATCGCGTCCCCGCCTCGCTCTTCGATCTCGATATCAACAAAACCGTCGTAGCAGCGCGCCGAATTGCCGAACTCGATCCGTACATGTCCGTGGTGCCGTATCCCGATGGACTGGTGGAGAGCACTTTCGAGTCGTTCATGGATGGCCTCGACATCGTCATCGACGAATGCGATTCCCTCGACACGAAATTGGTGCTCCGCGAACACGCACGCAGACGCGGGATTCCAGTGGTGATGGAAACCAGCGACGGCGGGATTCTCGACGTCGAACGTTTCGATCTGGAACCCGAGCGCCCTTTGCTACACGGTTTACTCGGCGACCTGGACGCGTCCGCCCTGAAGAACATCACCCCCGAACAGAAGGCTCCTCTCGCTGCCCGAATACTCGACCCGTCGAAATTGACTCCGCGCATGCTCGCATCGGTTCCCGAGATCGGGCGAACTCTGTCCACGTGGCCTCAACTCGGCAGCGATGTCGCACTCGGTGGGGCATCTGTCGCTGCCGTCGTCCGTGCGTTCGGAATCGGTACGCCACCGCCGTCCGGCCGGATTCGAATCAATCTCGACGCCCATCTCGCAGCGATCAGCGAAGTCGAGCCGACGGCGAGTGGTGAATCGATCAGCCCTGCCAACCAACCGCGGTGA
- the thiD gene encoding bifunctional hydroxymethylpyrimidine kinase/phosphomethylpyrimidine kinase encodes MSKIAYVIAGSEATGGAGVQADLKTFEKLGVYGVATITCIVSFDPKAGWGHRFVPISGSVIADQIEAATSAHALDVVKIGMLGTPETVSTVAGSLRQQQWRHVVVDPVLICKGQEPGAALDTDNALRSEILPLATVITPNLFEAQTLAGMDALDTVDDLAEAARRIADLGPRYVVVKGGAGLRGDDAVDVFFDGDDVTVLRAPKIGNERVSGAGCIFAAALTAELAQGTSVADAVKSAKDFAHAGIVGRITTEAPFTAVGWQG; translated from the coding sequence ATGTCGAAGATCGCGTACGTCATCGCAGGTTCCGAAGCCACTGGTGGGGCGGGTGTGCAGGCCGACCTCAAGACCTTCGAGAAGCTCGGGGTCTACGGCGTCGCGACTATCACCTGCATCGTGTCGTTCGATCCCAAGGCTGGGTGGGGTCATCGCTTCGTGCCCATCTCCGGATCTGTGATCGCCGACCAGATCGAGGCAGCGACGTCGGCGCACGCGCTCGACGTCGTCAAGATCGGCATGTTGGGTACCCCCGAAACCGTCAGCACCGTTGCAGGTTCACTCAGGCAGCAGCAATGGCGACACGTCGTCGTCGACCCGGTGTTGATCTGCAAAGGGCAAGAACCCGGCGCTGCGCTGGACACCGACAACGCGCTTCGCAGCGAGATCCTTCCCCTTGCCACCGTCATCACGCCCAATCTGTTCGAGGCGCAGACGCTCGCCGGCATGGATGCGCTCGACACTGTCGATGACCTTGCCGAGGCGGCACGTAGGATCGCCGATCTCGGCCCTCGCTACGTCGTGGTGAAGGGCGGCGCCGGACTACGAGGCGACGACGCTGTGGACGTGTTCTTCGACGGCGACGACGTCACGGTTCTGCGCGCTCCGAAGATCGGCAACGAGAGGGTGTCCGGTGCTGGATGCATCTTTGCCGCAGCTCTCACAGCGGAACTGGCGCAAGGGACGTCCGTAGCCGACGCAGTGAAGTCGGCGAAGGACTTCGCGCACGCAGGCATCGTCGGTCGCATCACGACCGAGGCACCGTTCACCGCGGTTGGTTGGCAGGGCTGA
- a CDS encoding L-idonate 5-dehydrogenase produces MISQQNGTTMSLPTTAIAVVAHGADDIRVEDVAVAAAAENEALVSIAYGGICGSDLHYWQHGAAGESILKAPMRLGHEASGVVTVAAADGSGPAAGTQVTVHPATPAPGNVRYPVDRPNLSPGCRYMGSAAQIPHNDGLFVEHVAIPTRMLRLVPDSLDLRVASLAEPASVAWHAVARAGDVAGKTVLVVGTGPIGALTVAVAKRNGASEIVAVDLEDYSLEIARALGATRTIDARNTDAIADVDADVTFECSGNHRGLASAIAGTTRGGRLVMVGLLPTGDQPVPISLAITRELELVGSFRFNDEIDSVVEALADGTLDVSAVITGEFAAADALDAFALARDASRSSKVLLRFGSP; encoded by the coding sequence ATGATTTCACAACAGAACGGAACGACGATGTCCCTCCCCACCACCGCCATTGCCGTCGTCGCACACGGCGCCGACGACATCCGCGTGGAGGATGTAGCCGTTGCGGCTGCGGCCGAGAACGAAGCGCTCGTAAGCATCGCGTACGGCGGAATCTGTGGATCGGATCTGCACTATTGGCAGCACGGCGCCGCGGGCGAGTCGATCCTGAAGGCGCCCATGCGTCTGGGCCACGAGGCTTCGGGGGTTGTCACGGTGGCGGCGGCCGATGGAAGTGGTCCCGCGGCCGGCACGCAGGTGACCGTCCATCCTGCGACGCCTGCACCCGGAAACGTGCGGTATCCGGTGGACCGTCCCAATCTGTCTCCCGGTTGCCGTTACATGGGCAGCGCCGCGCAGATTCCACACAACGACGGGCTTTTCGTCGAACACGTGGCCATCCCGACTCGGATGCTCCGCCTTGTGCCCGACAGCCTCGACCTTCGGGTCGCGTCACTCGCCGAACCGGCCAGCGTGGCCTGGCACGCGGTTGCGCGCGCCGGTGATGTGGCAGGCAAGACGGTACTTGTCGTCGGCACTGGACCGATCGGGGCGCTGACGGTCGCGGTGGCCAAGCGAAACGGAGCGTCGGAGATAGTTGCGGTGGATCTCGAGGACTATTCGCTCGAGATTGCGCGGGCACTCGGGGCCACGCGGACCATCGATGCGCGCAACACAGACGCGATTGCTGACGTCGACGCCGATGTGACGTTCGAATGTTCGGGCAACCACCGGGGATTGGCGTCGGCCATCGCCGGAACGACGCGCGGCGGCCGGCTGGTGATGGTGGGTCTGCTTCCTACCGGTGATCAGCCGGTCCCCATCTCACTCGCGATCACGCGCGAGCTGGAACTGGTCGGATCGTTCCGGTTCAACGACGAAATCGACTCGGTCGTCGAAGCACTCGCGGACGGGACCCTCGACGTGTCCGCGGTGATCACGGGTGAATTTGCTGCTGCGGACGCGCTCGACGCATTCGCGCTGGCACGAGACGCGTCCCGGTCGAGCAAGGTGCTGCTGCGGTTCGGCTCGCCCTAG
- a CDS encoding sugar kinase — protein MTVLTFGETMALVGAVGTGPLAHTATMELGIGGSESNFAIALRRLGVEVSWVGRVGSDSLGDRVERELHAERLDVHLVRDAEAPTGLMVKERRTSTAARVWYYRAGSAGSRFEIGDIPEAVWANTSHLHVTGITPALSDSALKATLHYVELAGVDGVTVSFDLNYRQALWSRAQATPVYRRIIEQSDVVFAGTDEAAIAVEDGTPTEMARRICGMGPAEAVIKLGERGALALVDGELYQAPAVPVTVVDSVGAGDGFVAGYLAEWRAGSPPQQRLAIGAQVGAFACTVAGDWEGMPKREELAMLTAEEAVTR, from the coding sequence ATGACCGTACTCACCTTCGGCGAGACCATGGCGCTCGTCGGTGCGGTCGGCACCGGGCCGCTGGCTCACACAGCGACGATGGAACTGGGCATCGGCGGTTCGGAATCGAACTTCGCAATAGCGTTGCGTCGCTTGGGCGTCGAGGTTTCCTGGGTGGGCAGAGTCGGCTCGGACAGTCTCGGTGACCGCGTCGAACGGGAACTGCATGCCGAGAGGCTCGACGTGCATCTTGTCCGTGACGCCGAGGCTCCGACCGGCCTCATGGTCAAGGAGAGGCGAACCTCGACCGCTGCGCGGGTCTGGTACTACCGGGCAGGGAGTGCCGGGTCTCGCTTCGAGATCGGCGACATTCCGGAAGCGGTGTGGGCGAATACGTCTCACCTTCACGTCACCGGAATTACTCCGGCGCTGTCCGACTCGGCTCTGAAAGCGACTCTGCACTATGTCGAATTGGCAGGGGTCGACGGAGTGACAGTGTCGTTCGATCTCAACTATCGACAGGCGCTGTGGTCGAGAGCGCAAGCAACTCCGGTGTACCGACGGATCATCGAGCAGTCGGACGTCGTCTTCGCCGGCACCGACGAAGCTGCCATTGCGGTCGAAGACGGAACGCCGACCGAGATGGCTCGCAGGATATGCGGCATGGGCCCGGCGGAGGCGGTGATAAAGCTGGGTGAGCGAGGTGCGCTCGCCCTCGTCGACGGCGAGTTGTACCAGGCGCCCGCCGTGCCCGTCACCGTCGTCGATTCGGTCGGTGCCGGGGACGGTTTCGTCGCAGGCTACCTCGCAGAATGGCGTGCGGGTTCGCCGCCGCAGCAGCGTCTTGCAATCGGCGCGCAGGTCGGCGCGTTCGCCTGCACGGTTGCCGGTGACTGGGAAGGAATGCCCAAACGGGAAGAGTTGGCCATGCTCACCGCCGAGGAAGCGGTGACACGATGA
- a CDS encoding bifunctional 4-hydroxy-2-oxoglutarate aldolase/2-dehydro-3-deoxy-phosphogluconate aldolase, which produces MSVAEYTDSSTPAVVTPSIIAVLRAEDASAYGPVVRTLADNGIGGIELTMSTPGTLEQFERVRAEAPEGARIGLGTVTAAEQVWRADALEVDFIVTPTTDPDIIAAAVEARIPIYPGGLTPTELWSGWNAGATAVKIFPASLFGPDYLAHLRGPFPDIEVVPSGGVGLAEAQAWIRAGAKSVSVGGPLLGDALRGGDLGALADRCAQFVDAVNKGRSAQ; this is translated from the coding sequence ATGTCTGTTGCCGAGTACACAGACTCGAGCACACCTGCCGTCGTGACGCCGTCCATCATCGCGGTGCTGCGGGCCGAGGATGCATCGGCGTACGGCCCGGTCGTTCGAACCCTCGCAGACAACGGAATCGGCGGCATCGAGCTGACGATGAGTACACCGGGCACTCTCGAGCAGTTCGAGCGCGTCCGCGCCGAAGCACCAGAGGGCGCACGGATCGGTCTCGGTACGGTGACGGCCGCGGAACAGGTGTGGCGAGCGGATGCACTCGAAGTGGATTTCATCGTCACTCCTACAACCGATCCCGACATCATCGCAGCTGCTGTCGAGGCGCGGATTCCGATCTATCCCGGTGGCCTGACGCCAACTGAGTTGTGGAGCGGATGGAACGCAGGCGCGACCGCCGTGAAGATCTTCCCCGCGTCGCTGTTCGGACCCGATTACCTCGCACATCTACGTGGACCGTTTCCCGACATCGAGGTGGTCCCATCCGGAGGAGTCGGCCTGGCCGAAGCACAGGCGTGGATACGCGCGGGTGCGAAGTCCGTGAGCGTCGGTGGCCCATTGCTGGGTGACGCATTGCGCGGAGGCGATCTCGGTGCCCTCGCCGATAGGTGTGCCCAGTTCGTCGACGCCGTGAACAAGGGGAGATCAGCGCAATGA
- a CDS encoding MFS transporter: MDTTTGASPTHKESGPAHDPSAVRRAAWAGLIGTTLEQYDFVIYGTASALIFNKLFFPNISPAAGIIASFSAYAVGFLARPLGGLFFSRYGDRLGRKWVLVATLMLMGGATMAIGMLPTFEQVGLLAPVLLVACRFLQGFGAGAEQSGGATLLTETAAIGRRGRLAALVMTGAALGTALGAIAWILAQLLPDEQLMSWGWRLVFLSSILVTIAAFIIRRKLTESPVFQELKAAQERPKAPVKEVFKNGKKPLFIVMFMTVGISAQSYTYQVFMASYMKNDLAIDPTFIPKVLLVGAICGGIAAYGFGRLSDAVGRKPVYIGIVSLLVILPIPTFMALNTGSHLLITVAMIIGFILACQGAVGVTMSYFPEIFGARYRYAGVTLGREFASVFGGGVAPLICAGLITAFSGSWVPVAVYMMIMAVSVLVASMFAPETRDRDLTDLANATDPVLEKV, from the coding sequence ATGGACACAACGACAGGCGCTTCGCCGACCCATAAAGAGTCCGGGCCGGCTCACGATCCCTCGGCCGTGCGCCGAGCCGCATGGGCAGGTCTCATCGGCACAACCCTCGAACAGTACGACTTCGTCATCTACGGGACGGCGTCTGCACTGATCTTCAACAAGCTGTTCTTCCCAAACATCTCGCCTGCAGCCGGCATCATCGCCAGCTTCAGTGCATACGCGGTCGGCTTCCTGGCTCGTCCGCTCGGTGGCTTGTTCTTCTCCAGATACGGTGACCGACTGGGGCGCAAGTGGGTATTGGTGGCCACGTTGATGCTCATGGGTGGTGCCACGATGGCAATCGGCATGCTTCCCACGTTCGAGCAAGTGGGTCTGTTGGCCCCCGTCCTTCTTGTCGCGTGCCGCTTCCTTCAGGGCTTCGGAGCGGGAGCCGAACAATCGGGCGGTGCAACGCTACTCACCGAGACTGCGGCAATCGGCAGACGTGGTCGACTCGCCGCGCTCGTCATGACCGGTGCGGCGTTGGGAACCGCTCTGGGCGCGATTGCCTGGATCCTCGCGCAGCTGCTTCCAGACGAGCAGTTGATGTCGTGGGGTTGGCGCCTGGTCTTCCTCAGCAGCATTCTGGTGACCATCGCAGCGTTCATCATCCGTCGCAAGCTGACCGAATCTCCCGTGTTCCAGGAACTCAAGGCGGCGCAGGAGCGCCCGAAGGCTCCGGTCAAGGAAGTTTTCAAGAACGGCAAGAAGCCACTGTTCATCGTCATGTTCATGACGGTCGGTATCAGCGCGCAGTCCTACACGTATCAGGTCTTCATGGCGTCGTACATGAAGAACGACCTTGCGATCGACCCGACCTTCATCCCCAAAGTTCTCCTCGTCGGCGCAATTTGCGGTGGTATAGCGGCGTACGGGTTCGGTCGACTGTCGGATGCGGTTGGGCGCAAGCCGGTCTACATCGGCATAGTCAGCCTGTTGGTGATCCTGCCCATTCCGACCTTCATGGCGCTGAACACCGGCTCGCACCTGTTGATCACGGTCGCGATGATCATCGGATTCATCCTGGCGTGCCAGGGCGCGGTAGGCGTCACGATGAGCTACTTCCCGGAGATCTTCGGAGCGCGTTACCGGTATGCAGGAGTGACTCTCGGTCGTGAATTCGCGTCGGTGTTCGGAGGTGGCGTCGCCCCACTGATCTGCGCTGGGCTGATCACCGCCTTCTCCGGATCCTGGGTCCCGGTCGCGGTGTACATGATGATCATGGCGGTCTCGGTGCTCGTTGCGTCGATGTTCGCGCCCGAGACGCGTGACCGCGATCTGACCGACCTCGCGAATGCAACCGATCCTGTCCTCGAGAAGGTCTGA